A genomic stretch from Zeimonas sediminis includes:
- a CDS encoding phage holin family protein, which produces MGILVGWAINAASLLLLAWLIPAVQVAGFGTALVVALVLGLLNTVIRPVLIVLTLPVNLLTLGLFTFVINGFLFWLAARILEGFAVAGFGWAVLAAFVYSLISWAVSAALFGRRG; this is translated from the coding sequence ATGGGAATCCTCGTCGGCTGGGCGATCAACGCGGCCAGCCTGCTGCTGCTGGCCTGGCTGATCCCCGCGGTGCAGGTCGCGGGCTTCGGCACCGCGCTGGTCGTGGCGCTCGTGCTCGGGCTGCTCAACACGGTGATCAGGCCGGTGCTGATCGTGCTGACGCTGCCGGTGAACCTGCTCACGCTGGGCCTGTTCACCTTCGTGATCAACGGCTTCCTGTTCTGGTTAGCCGCGCGCATCCTGGAGGGATTCGCGGTCGCCGGCTTCGGCTGGGCGGTGCTCGCCGCCTTCGTGTACAGCCTGATCAGCTGGGCGGTCAGCGCGGCGCTGTTCGGCCGGCGCGGCTGA
- a CDS encoding universal stress protein produces the protein MKLLVATDGSDNALRAVRYAIDLLGRLSEPGSITLISVHDDVALRHARRFVGKEAVDEYLRELSDADLTEARKVLDEAEVRHDNIIRTGHVATEIADAGSTGGFDMIVLGSKGRSALKDLVIGSVAKRVIELSKVPVLLVR, from the coding sequence ATGAAACTGCTGGTTGCCACCGACGGCTCGGATAACGCGCTGCGCGCGGTCCGGTACGCGATCGACCTGCTCGGCCGGCTCTCCGAGCCGGGCTCGATCACGCTGATCAGCGTGCACGACGACGTGGCGCTGCGGCATGCGCGCCGCTTCGTCGGCAAGGAAGCGGTCGACGAATACCTGCGCGAGCTCAGCGACGCCGACCTGACCGAAGCGCGCAAGGTGCTCGACGAGGCCGAGGTCAGGCACGACAACATCATCCGCACCGGTCACGTGGCCACCGAGATCGCCGACGCGGGCTCCACCGGCGGATTCGACATGATCGTGCTCGGCTCCAAGGGCCGCAGCGCGCTGAAGGACCTGGTGATCGGCTCGGTGGCCAAGCGGGTGATCGAGCTCTCGAAGGTGCCGGTGCTGCTGGTTCGCTGA